One Siniperca chuatsi isolate FFG_IHB_CAS linkage group LG3, ASM2008510v1, whole genome shotgun sequence genomic region harbors:
- the pold4 gene encoding DNA polymerase delta subunit 4: MTTKRGLITDSFKVVKKARRGGGRAKRPPPPQTEAESETVQEEGLQKLRAFDLDWRFGPCTGISRLQRWERAELHGLNPPEEIRDLLLQTHTDSQYNLSLWSEYPF, encoded by the exons ATGACAACCAAGCGTGGACTCATAACTGATTCATTCAAGGTGGTGAAGAAAGcaaggaggggggggggacgaGCGAAGaggcctcctcctccacagacAG AGGCTGAAAGTGAAACGGTCCAAGAGGAGGGGCTGCAGAAGCTCAGAGCGTTTGATCTGGACTGGAGATTTGGGCCCTGCACCG GTATCAGCAGGCTGCAGAGATGGGAGAGAGCAGAACTTCATGGTCTGAACCCACCTGAGGAGATCAGAGACCTgctgctgcaaacacacactgactccCAGTACAACTtgag CCTGTGGAGCGAATATCCTTTCTGA